Proteins co-encoded in one Armatimonadota bacterium genomic window:
- a CDS encoding ABC transporter ATP-binding protein: MEAVRVSDLWKRFDGVVAVHAVSFAIGPEEFFTLLGPSGCGKTTTLRCIAGLEHPTRGEITINGRLVSGPGVFVPPERRRLGMVFQNYAVWPHMTVFDNIAYPLRVAGQSRSAIAARVAEIVELVALRGLERRYPHQLSGGQQQRVALGRALAGRPDLLLLDEPLSNLDAKLREQMRFELKELQRRMKIPVLYVTHDQAEAMALSDRVAVMAEGRIVQVGRPADIYRRPATRFVADFIGQMNFLPAQVRASAAGAARVRVDGYECEAENPAGLSGAVTLAVRPEDLDLAADEGLAGRVEVRNFLGNLVEFKVRLANGAPVRVQAPPSAPYDEGATVTVGIRRGIVFAGGEDAPRGGHP, from the coding sequence ATGGAAGCGGTCAGGGTGTCCGATCTGTGGAAGCGGTTCGACGGGGTCGTGGCGGTGCACGCCGTGTCGTTTGCCATCGGCCCGGAGGAGTTCTTCACCTTGCTGGGCCCCTCCGGCTGCGGCAAGACCACGACCCTGCGCTGCATCGCCGGCCTGGAGCACCCCACGCGGGGGGAGATCACCATCAACGGCCGGCTGGTGAGCGGTCCCGGGGTCTTCGTGCCGCCGGAGCGACGGCGCCTGGGCATGGTGTTCCAGAACTACGCCGTCTGGCCCCACATGACCGTCTTCGACAACATCGCCTACCCGCTGCGGGTCGCCGGACAGTCGCGCAGCGCCATTGCCGCGCGCGTGGCCGAGATCGTGGAGCTGGTGGCGCTGCGCGGGCTGGAGCGGCGCTACCCGCACCAGCTCTCGGGCGGGCAGCAGCAGCGTGTGGCGCTGGGGCGCGCGCTGGCCGGCCGGCCCGACCTGCTGCTGCTGGACGAGCCCCTCTCCAACCTCGACGCCAAGCTGCGCGAGCAGATGCGCTTCGAGCTCAAGGAACTGCAGCGCCGGATGAAGATCCCCGTGCTGTACGTGACCCACGACCAGGCCGAGGCCATGGCGCTGTCCGACCGGGTGGCCGTGATGGCCGAGGGGCGCATCGTGCAGGTCGGCCGGCCCGCCGACATCTACCGGCGGCCGGCCACCCGCTTCGTGGCCGACTTCATCGGCCAGATGAACTTCCTGCCAGCGCAGGTGCGCGCCAGCGCGGCCGGCGCCGCCCGCGTGCGAGTCGACGGCTACGAGTGCGAGGCGGAGAACCCCGCCGGGCTGTCCGGCGCCGTCACCCTGGCCGTGCGCCCGGAGGACCTCGACCTCGCGGCGGACGAGGGGCTGGCCGGACGCGTCGAGGTACGCAACTTCCTGGGGAACCTGGTGGAGTTCAAGGTGCGGCTGGCCAACGGTGCGCCGGTGCGGGTCCAGGCGCCGCCGTCGGCGCCCTACGACGAGGGCGCCACGGTCACCGTGGGGATCCGGCGCGGGATCGTCTTCGCCGGCGGCGAGGACGCGCCGCGCGGCGGCCATCCCTGA
- a CDS encoding type II CAAX endopeptidase family protein, whose protein sequence is MAGAGSHAGSPGPLRAGLCAALLWLTVEAAIRWTDVAIVRWWDAVSARATPGTVLWVNVVLLIPTMLVLAWLFARRVRREGLTRAALDYRPWRVGIWPALGAVVVIFGMIEAFGPWEDALFRDERRERAWEEARRAAGWLVGLVAVPANGLLVPVVEEFAWRGYIQTRILLALGRPAGILTTALLFAAKHVVVDLSLDRVFTLMGGALVLGGVGARWGTQASTVTHVVLNVVATAAETVLGPLLVQRSTDAP, encoded by the coding sequence GTGGCAGGTGCTGGGTCGCACGCCGGTAGCCCCGGTCCCCTCCGGGCCGGGCTGTGCGCGGCGCTGCTCTGGCTGACGGTCGAAGCCGCCATCCGATGGACGGACGTGGCGATTGTGCGCTGGTGGGACGCCGTCAGCGCCCGGGCCACGCCGGGCACCGTCCTGTGGGTCAACGTCGTGCTCCTGATCCCGACCATGCTGGTGCTGGCGTGGCTGTTCGCACGCCGCGTCCGGCGCGAGGGTCTCACCCGGGCGGCGTTGGACTACCGTCCCTGGCGCGTTGGCATCTGGCCGGCGCTGGGCGCGGTGGTCGTCATCTTTGGCATGATCGAGGCCTTTGGTCCCTGGGAGGACGCGCTGTTTCGCGACGAGCGCCGGGAGCGCGCCTGGGAGGAAGCGCGCCGCGCCGCCGGGTGGCTCGTGGGGCTGGTGGCCGTTCCCGCCAACGGGCTCCTCGTGCCGGTGGTCGAAGAGTTCGCCTGGCGCGGGTACATCCAGACACGGATCCTCCTGGCGCTGGGCCGGCCGGCTGGCATCCTGACCACGGCCCTGCTGTTCGCGGCCAAGCACGTCGTCGTGGACCTTTCCCTCGATAGGGTCTTCACCCTGATGGGCGGTGCGCTGGTCCTCGGCGGCGTGGGCGCGCGGTGGGGCACGCAGGCGTCCACCGTCACCCACGTGGTCCTGAACGTCGTCGCCACGGCCGCCGAAACAGTGCTGGGCCCCCTGCTCGTGCAGCGTTCGACCGACGCCCCCTGA
- the arcC gene encoding carbamate kinase: MRGLAVVAIGGNSLVRDNDASVDAARAALAETCAPLAAMAADGWMLAVTHGNGPQVGFGLLRAEAAAQVAPRQPLDVVGAETQGSIGYLLQQTLGAALAARGIPRTVATVVTQVVVDPQDPAFAHPTKPIGPFYHPVEAEVRRRMGWVMVEDAGRGWRRVVPSPEPLEIVEGEAIRALVERGVTVIAAGGGGIPVVRGERGYVGVEAVVDKDLAAAVLARVLGARLLVISTAVEHVALHYGTPRARPLGRVSLADVRHYLAEGHFPPGSMGPKITAAVRFLESGGEAVVITAPWALERALAGAAGTHIVPDGAP, encoded by the coding sequence ATGCGTGGCCTGGCCGTCGTGGCCATCGGAGGCAACTCCCTGGTCCGCGACAACGATGCGTCGGTCGACGCCGCCCGGGCGGCGCTGGCCGAGACGTGCGCGCCGCTGGCGGCCATGGCGGCCGATGGCTGGATGCTGGCGGTCACCCACGGCAACGGGCCGCAGGTGGGGTTTGGGCTGCTGCGGGCCGAGGCCGCCGCGCAGGTTGCACCCCGGCAGCCGCTCGACGTGGTGGGGGCCGAGACCCAGGGCTCGATCGGGTACCTGCTCCAGCAGACGCTGGGTGCGGCGCTGGCCGCCCGGGGCATCCCCCGCACCGTGGCCACCGTGGTCACCCAGGTGGTGGTCGATCCCCAGGACCCGGCCTTTGCGCACCCGACCAAGCCCATCGGGCCGTTCTACCACCCGGTGGAGGCTGAGGTGCGCCGGCGCATGGGTTGGGTGATGGTGGAAGACGCCGGGCGGGGGTGGCGGCGCGTCGTGCCCTCTCCCGAGCCGCTGGAGATCGTGGAAGGCGAGGCGATCCGCGCCCTGGTAGAGCGCGGCGTCACCGTGATCGCCGCGGGCGGGGGAGGCATTCCGGTGGTGCGGGGCGAACGAGGCTACGTCGGCGTGGAGGCCGTTGTCGACAAGGACCTCGCGGCCGCCGTGCTGGCGCGTGTGCTCGGCGCCCGGCTGCTGGTGATCTCCACGGCGGTCGAGCACGTGGCGCTGCACTACGGCACGCCGCGGGCGCGGCCGCTGGGCCGGGTGTCGCTGGCCGACGTCCGGCACTACCTGGCCGAGGGGCACTTTCCGCCCGGCAGCATGGGCCCCAAGATCACGGCGGCAGTGCGGTTTCTCGAGAGCGGTGGCGAGGCCGTGGTCATCACGGCGCCCTGGGCGCTCGAGCGAGCGCTGGCCGGCGCGGCCGGCACGCACATCGTGCCCGACGGGGCGCCCTGA
- a CDS encoding DCC1-like thiol-disulfide oxidoreductase family protein, whose amino-acid sequence MGVLRAVERYVTREHGLIGASLARISLGVWAVYFYLLHWPVRRLLWGPEGFFPHDAFRELEPVLNVFAVSRAPLYVDAVLAGGLLLALGVVLGVAPRVVLPLHWLVLWSLQERNPLLTDGGDNIMRIALLFLCLTNTAAYGAVGAMPLVAHGVGADRRARQHPAGGSPGACRSLLAAVGRAVAVWRARLAPVGRTAAAWSARWAATGRAVRAVAHNAGVALIVAQLSLVYLSTGFYKTMGELWQQGTALYYILRVDEFSLPGRAEVVYRSTPLVVLGTYGTVVFELMFLPCLANRWTRYAVLATGVAFHAAIAYLMGLVTFAWSMLSLYPLLVTDDEYRGLAAWVRRRWGLRVFYDGWCPLCTRSARWLARLDLAGLVRWISFRDPGVAERYGLDPDRAARRIQSLDGRGRRREGIDALLAVAVRIPLLWPLVPVLGVGRLVAGQRLYDALATRRLIVVPGACAAHCAVTPPREAEG is encoded by the coding sequence ATGGGCGTCCTGCGCGCTGTCGAACGCTACGTCACCCGCGAGCACGGGCTGATCGGCGCCAGCCTGGCCCGGATCAGCCTGGGCGTCTGGGCCGTGTACTTCTACCTGCTCCACTGGCCCGTGCGGCGCCTGCTGTGGGGCCCCGAGGGGTTCTTCCCCCACGACGCGTTCCGCGAGCTCGAGCCGGTCCTCAACGTCTTTGCGGTCAGCCGCGCCCCGCTCTATGTCGACGCGGTGCTGGCGGGAGGGCTCCTCCTCGCCCTCGGGGTGGTGCTCGGCGTGGCGCCGCGCGTCGTCCTGCCGCTCCACTGGCTGGTGCTCTGGTCGCTGCAGGAGCGCAATCCGTTGCTGACCGATGGCGGCGACAACATCATGCGCATCGCGCTGCTCTTCCTCTGCCTGACCAACACCGCCGCCTACGGCGCCGTCGGCGCAATGCCCCTGGTGGCACACGGTGTGGGGGCGGACCGCCGCGCACGGCAGCACCCGGCGGGCGGATCGCCCGGAGCGTGCCGCAGCCTCCTAGCCGCCGTCGGTCGGGCGGTGGCGGTCTGGCGCGCGCGGCTCGCCCCCGTCGGCCGGACCGCCGCCGCGTGGAGTGCCCGCTGGGCGGCCACCGGCCGCGCCGTCCGCGCCGTGGCGCACAACGCCGGCGTGGCCCTGATCGTCGCCCAGCTGAGCCTCGTCTACCTGAGCACCGGGTTCTACAAGACCATGGGCGAGTTGTGGCAACAGGGGACGGCGCTCTACTATATCCTGCGGGTGGACGAGTTCTCGCTGCCGGGCCGGGCGGAGGTCGTCTACCGCAGCACGCCCCTGGTGGTGCTGGGCACGTACGGGACCGTGGTGTTCGAGTTGATGTTCCTGCCGTGCCTGGCCAACCGCTGGACACGCTACGCGGTGCTCGCGACGGGCGTGGCGTTCCACGCCGCGATCGCCTACCTCATGGGTCTGGTGACGTTCGCCTGGAGCATGCTGAGCCTCTACCCGTTGCTGGTGACCGACGACGAGTACCGGGGGCTGGCGGCCTGGGTCCGGCGCCGGTGGGGCCTGCGTGTCTTCTACGACGGCTGGTGTCCGCTGTGCACGCGCAGCGCGCGCTGGCTGGCGCGGCTGGACCTGGCGGGCCTGGTGCGCTGGATCTCGTTCCGCGACCCCGGTGTGGCGGAGCGCTACGGGCTCGATCCCGACCGTGCCGCGCGGCGCATCCAGAGCCTGGATGGTCGAGGCCGGCGGCGGGAAGGCATCGATGCGCTGCTGGCCGTGGCCGTCCGCATCCCCCTGCTGTGGCCCCTGGTGCCCGTGCTGGGGGTGGGCCGGCTCGTCGCGGGGCAGCGCCTCTACGACGCCCTGGCGACGCGCCGTCTGATCGTGGTGCCGGGCGCGTGCGCGGCCCACTGTGCGGTCACGCCGCCGCGTGAGGCGGAGGGATAG
- a CDS encoding pyridoxal phosphate-dependent aminotransferase, which produces MDLEWAARMSTLGTETAFEVLARARRLEAQGRRIIHLEIGEPDFATPPHIVEAAIRAMRDGYTHYTPAAGIWEVRAAVADYVARTRNIPVQPEQVIITPGSKNVLLFAMLALVNPGDEVIYPDPGYPIYESVARFVGAALRPIRLREEQDFAFDLDEFRALLSPRTRMVILNSPHNPCGSVLDRRTIEAVAAAVLPTRAVVLSDEIYGRITYEGTPFSIASVPGMQERTIILDGLSKTYAMTGWRVGFGVMRPELVERMAQLLINSSSCAAAFCQMAAIAALQGPQDAVDAMVAEFRARRQIIVEELNSIDGVRCRTPGGAFYAFPNVSAIDADAKRLADFLLEEAGVACLAGTSFGAGGQGFLRFSYATSRENIREGMRRLREALPRYQPAVRA; this is translated from the coding sequence GTGGACCTGGAGTGGGCGGCGCGCATGAGCACGCTGGGGACGGAGACCGCCTTCGAGGTGCTGGCCCGCGCCCGGCGCCTGGAGGCCCAGGGGCGGCGCATCATCCACCTCGAGATCGGTGAACCTGACTTCGCCACGCCGCCGCACATCGTCGAGGCGGCGATCCGGGCGATGCGCGACGGGTACACGCACTACACGCCCGCGGCCGGCATCTGGGAGGTGCGGGCAGCGGTCGCCGACTACGTGGCGCGCACGCGGAACATCCCCGTGCAGCCCGAGCAGGTGATCATCACGCCCGGCTCCAAGAACGTGCTGCTGTTCGCCATGCTGGCGCTGGTGAACCCCGGCGACGAGGTGATCTACCCCGACCCCGGCTACCCCATCTATGAGTCGGTGGCGCGGTTCGTGGGCGCCGCGCTGCGGCCGATCCGCCTGCGGGAAGAGCAGGACTTCGCGTTCGACCTCGACGAGTTCCGGGCCCTGCTGTCGCCCCGCACCCGCATGGTGATCCTGAACTCACCGCACAACCCGTGCGGCTCGGTGCTCGACCGCCGGACCATCGAGGCGGTCGCCGCCGCGGTGCTGCCCACCCGGGCGGTGGTGCTCTCCGACGAGATCTACGGGCGTATCACCTACGAGGGAACGCCGTTCAGCATCGCCAGCGTGCCGGGGATGCAGGAGCGCACCATCATCCTGGACGGGCTCTCCAAAACCTACGCCATGACCGGGTGGCGCGTGGGCTTCGGGGTGATGCGGCCCGAGCTGGTCGAGCGCATGGCCCAGCTCCTCATCAACTCCAGTTCGTGCGCGGCGGCGTTCTGCCAGATGGCGGCGATCGCGGCCCTGCAGGGCCCCCAGGACGCCGTGGACGCCATGGTGGCCGAGTTCCGGGCCCGCCGCCAGATCATCGTGGAGGAGCTCAACAGCATCGACGGCGTCCGCTGCCGTACCCCGGGCGGGGCCTTCTACGCGTTCCCCAACGTCTCGGCCATCGACGCCGACGCCAAGCGGCTGGCGGACTTCCTGCTGGAAGAGGCGGGCGTGGCCTGTCTGGCGGGCACGTCGTTCGGCGCGGGCGGGCAGGGCTTCCTGCGGTTCTCCTACGCCACGAGCCGGGAGAACATCCGCGAGGGGATGCGCCGGCTACGGGAAGCGCTGCCGCGCTATCAGCCGGCGGTGCGGGCGTAA
- a CDS encoding isocitrate/isopropylmalate family dehydrogenase, with protein MTSVRIVVLEGDQTGQELLLEALRVLDPAVTGLPLEFERYDLSLAHRRRTRNAVVRDAAEALRRHRFGLKAATITPEGPDDVGSPNALLREWIDATVILRTGRRIPGTRPVTGVVAPVAVVRMAVGDAYNAREWRAVEDGEEVAYRTTRITRRHCRAVAEFAFRHARALSAKVFGGPKYTVSPTYEGMLKEEMDAAAQRYPDVPYDPQLIDAVFALLLQASGEGLVIPALNRDGDVLSDFVLQLFGSIASAESLVLSVDEQLRPQVVLAEAPHGTAPRLAGRNIANPMAMILAGAALLAYLPEARAAAVSRAIYEATFEAVQAGVRTLDLGGDATTTEFTDEVIRRLRLKLDVWRSLGRV; from the coding sequence ATGACGTCGGTGCGGATCGTCGTGCTCGAGGGCGATCAGACGGGGCAGGAGCTCCTGCTCGAGGCGCTGCGGGTCCTCGACCCTGCGGTCACCGGCCTGCCCCTGGAGTTCGAGCGGTACGACCTCAGCCTGGCCCACCGGCGGCGCACGCGCAACGCCGTGGTCCGCGACGCAGCCGAGGCGCTGCGGCGTCATCGGTTCGGCCTGAAAGCCGCCACCATCACGCCCGAAGGGCCCGACGACGTGGGCAGTCCCAACGCGCTGCTGCGCGAGTGGATCGACGCCACGGTCATCCTCCGCACCGGCCGGCGCATCCCCGGCACACGGCCGGTAACCGGTGTGGTGGCGCCCGTGGCCGTGGTGCGCATGGCGGTGGGCGACGCGTACAACGCCAGAGAGTGGCGCGCGGTGGAGGACGGCGAGGAGGTCGCCTACCGGACGACGCGCATCACCCGGCGGCACTGCCGGGCGGTGGCGGAGTTCGCCTTCCGGCACGCGCGCGCGCTGTCCGCCAAGGTCTTCGGCGGGCCCAAGTACACCGTCAGCCCGACCTACGAGGGGATGCTCAAGGAAGAGATGGACGCGGCGGCGCAACGGTACCCCGACGTGCCCTACGACCCCCAGCTCATCGATGCGGTGTTCGCGTTGTTGCTGCAGGCCTCGGGGGAGGGGTTGGTGATCCCCGCCCTCAACCGGGACGGCGACGTGCTCAGCGACTTCGTCCTGCAGCTGTTCGGCAGCATCGCCAGCGCCGAGTCGCTGGTGCTCAGCGTCGACGAGCAGCTCCGGCCCCAGGTGGTTCTGGCCGAGGCGCCCCACGGAACGGCGCCGCGCCTGGCCGGCCGCAACATCGCCAACCCCATGGCCATGATCCTGGCAGGCGCCGCCCTCCTGGCCTACCTGCCCGAGGCCCGGGCGGCGGCGGTCTCGCGCGCGATCTACGAGGCCACCTTCGAGGCCGTGCAGGCAGGCGTGCGGACGCTGGATCTGGGCGGCGATGCCACCACGACGGAGTTCACCGACGAGGTGATCCGCCGGCTCCGTCTGAAGCTGGACGTGTGGCGCAGCCTGGGGCGGGTGTAG
- the rpoD gene encoding RNA polymerase sigma factor RpoD, whose amino-acid sequence MPKKKVQAAPQPSDDLTPELRALVEVGRKRGFVTHDDILEQFPDIEQNVDQVDRLYTVLAEQGIEVVEDAKDVEAKPKDEDEEAVAEAEGVAIDDPVRMYLKEIGKVPLLTQAQEVALAQRMEKGDEEAKRKLIEANLRLVVSIAKKYVGRGMLFLDLIQEGNLGLIRAVEKFDWRKGYKFSTYATWWIRQAITRALADQARTIRIPVHMVETINKLVRVSRQLLQELGREPTAEEIAEAMGLPVERVREINKIAQEPISLETPIGEEEDSHLGDFIEDHDALAPAEAASFTMLKEQLESVLETLSPRERKVLKLRFGLDDGRPRTLEEVGREFGVTRERIRQIEAKALRKLRHPTRSKRLKDFIE is encoded by the coding sequence ATGCCGAAGAAGAAGGTCCAGGCCGCTCCGCAGCCTTCCGACGACCTCACGCCCGAACTGCGGGCGCTGGTGGAGGTCGGGCGCAAGCGCGGCTTCGTGACCCACGACGACATCCTGGAGCAGTTCCCCGACATCGAGCAGAACGTCGACCAGGTCGACCGGCTCTACACGGTGCTCGCCGAGCAGGGGATCGAGGTCGTCGAGGACGCCAAGGACGTCGAGGCCAAGCCCAAGGACGAGGACGAGGAGGCCGTGGCCGAGGCGGAAGGGGTGGCCATCGACGACCCCGTCCGCATGTACCTCAAGGAGATCGGCAAGGTGCCGCTGCTGACCCAGGCGCAGGAGGTGGCGCTGGCGCAGCGGATGGAGAAGGGCGACGAGGAGGCCAAGCGCAAGCTCATCGAGGCCAACCTGCGCCTGGTGGTTTCCATCGCCAAGAAGTACGTCGGCCGCGGCATGCTCTTCCTCGACCTGATCCAGGAGGGCAACCTGGGGCTGATTCGCGCCGTCGAGAAGTTCGACTGGCGCAAGGGGTACAAGTTCAGCACCTACGCCACCTGGTGGATCCGGCAGGCGATCACGCGGGCGCTCGCCGACCAGGCCCGGACCATTCGCATTCCGGTGCACATGGTCGAGACCATCAACAAGCTCGTGCGGGTCTCGCGCCAGCTGCTGCAGGAGCTGGGCCGGGAGCCCACCGCCGAGGAGATCGCCGAGGCCATGGGCCTGCCCGTGGAGCGCGTGCGCGAGATCAACAAGATCGCCCAGGAGCCCATCTCGCTGGAGACGCCCATCGGCGAGGAGGAGGACAGCCACCTGGGGGACTTCATCGAGGACCACGACGCGCTGGCCCCGGCGGAGGCCGCGTCCTTCACCATGCTCAAGGAGCAGCTGGAGAGCGTGCTGGAGACGCTGTCGCCCCGCGAGCGCAAGGTGCTCAAGCTGCGCTTTGGGCTCGACGACGGCCGGCCGCGCACCCTGGAGGAAGTGGGGCGCGAGTTCGGCGTCACCCGCGAGCGCATCCGGCAGATCGAGGCCAAGGCCCTGCGCAAGCTGCGCCACCCCACGCGCAGCAAGCGGCTCAAGGACTTCATCGAGTAG
- a CDS encoding DUF5819 family protein, which yields MVWVAILTAVALVAGYLVNTVLYLAPPNPLSLRALPVVLALQQPWFSQNWHLFAPSPIRSNFLLTVRCRAGAQITPWHAPATPWLAVHHRSRFTPMGKLLRLPMNAMLLVLGRTTDDWRQLLCRKSPDAAACRGADPGMQRQREIGLLVLRRLASAACDRLVGPGRVDAVQARILIHDPPPWSRRHLPADAGTTRYLLLPWMPYAAVGR from the coding sequence GTGGTGTGGGTCGCAATCCTGACCGCGGTCGCGCTGGTTGCGGGGTATCTGGTGAACACCGTGCTGTACCTGGCACCACCAAACCCCCTGAGTCTCCGGGCGCTCCCTGTGGTCCTGGCGCTGCAGCAGCCGTGGTTCTCCCAGAACTGGCACCTCTTCGCTCCCAGCCCGATCCGGTCCAACTTCCTCCTCACCGTGCGGTGCCGCGCCGGGGCGCAGATCACGCCCTGGCACGCGCCCGCGACGCCCTGGCTGGCCGTGCACCACCGCAGCCGGTTCACCCCGATGGGCAAGCTGCTGCGCCTGCCCATGAACGCCATGCTGCTGGTCCTGGGCCGGACCACCGACGACTGGCGCCAGCTGCTGTGCCGCAAGTCGCCGGATGCGGCCGCCTGCCGGGGCGCCGACCCGGGCATGCAGCGGCAGCGGGAGATCGGCCTGCTGGTGCTGCGCCGGCTCGCGTCGGCCGCCTGCGACCGCCTGGTGGGTCCGGGGCGGGTCGATGCGGTGCAGGCGCGCATCCTCATCCACGACCCGCCGCCCTGGTCGCGCAGGCATCTGCCGGCGGACGCCGGCACGACGCGCTACCTGCTGCTCCCGTGGATGCCCTACGCGGCCGTCGGCCGGTGA
- a CDS encoding ComF family protein produces the protein MHGVWAGVWDLLFPPRCAACGSREGVFCGRCQAELCRIAPPVCVRCGDPLAPASGRLVVDTAVRAVRAVSPHCAACAAAPPAYAVARSLAAYAGPLREAIHAFKYQGARRVADALGALLADAIPPEVADGVKAVVPVPLHASRLRQRGYNQAEALAHPVASRLGVPCLPAALRRCRQEAPQVRSGAAARRTNVAGAFAPGAQAVWATVLLVDDVFSTGATADACAQALRAGGARRVHVLTLARAVLRVQVRDLRETHLAHWTTVAITPGGT, from the coding sequence ATGCATGGGGTGTGGGCCGGGGTATGGGACCTCCTGTTTCCCCCGCGGTGCGCGGCCTGCGGCAGCCGCGAGGGAGTCTTCTGCGGCCGCTGCCAGGCCGAGCTGTGCCGGATTGCCCCGCCGGTATGCGTCCGCTGTGGCGACCCGCTGGCACCGGCCTCCGGGCGGCTGGTTGTGGACACGGCTGTTCGGGCGGTGCGCGCGGTCTCCCCTCACTGCGCGGCCTGCGCGGCTGCGCCGCCCGCCTACGCCGTGGCCCGCTCGCTGGCCGCCTACGCGGGCCCTCTGCGCGAGGCGATCCACGCGTTCAAGTACCAGGGCGCGCGTCGTGTGGCCGACGCGCTGGGCGCTCTGCTGGCCGACGCGATCCCGCCCGAGGTGGCCGATGGGGTCAAGGCGGTGGTGCCCGTCCCCCTCCATGCCAGCCGGCTGCGACAGCGCGGCTACAACCAGGCCGAGGCGCTGGCGCATCCCGTGGCCAGCCGGCTGGGCGTGCCGTGTCTCCCGGCCGCCCTGCGCCGCTGTCGGCAGGAGGCCCCGCAGGTGCGGTCTGGGGCTGCGGCCCGGCGGACCAACGTCGCAGGCGCATTCGCACCGGGCGCGCAGGCTGTGTGGGCCACGGTGCTCCTCGTCGACGACGTGTTCTCCACCGGCGCGACCGCCGACGCCTGCGCGCAGGCGCTCCGGGCTGGCGGTGCGCGGCGCGTGCACGTGCTGACGCTCGCCCGCGCGGTGCTCCGAGTGCAGGTGAGAGATCTGCGAGAGACGCACTTGGCGCACTGGACCACGGTGGCGATCACGCCTGGAGGAACGTGA
- the ahcY gene encoding adenosylhomocysteinase — translation MADRPYDVADLNLAPAGLRRIAWAEREMPVLRLLRERFAREQPLRGVRIAACLHVTTETANLVLTLRAGGADVRLCASNPLSTQDDVAAALVAEYGVAVYAVRGEDRDTYYRHIHDALAGGPHLTMDDGADLVSTLHSQRTDLLPGVRGGTEETTTGVIRLRAMARDGALRYPIIAVNDAKTKHLFDNRYGTGQSTIDGLLRATNVLLAGKTFVVCGYGACGRGLAMRARGMGARVIVTEVSPLHALEAVMDGYQVLPAAEAARVGEIFVTVTGNRGVLRGEHFDAMRDGAILANSGHFDVEIDLPALAARATSRRRVREHVEEFTLRDGRRLYLLAEGRLLNLAAAEGHPAAVMDMSFANQALSAAYLAAQAAHLERTVYPVPAEIDETVARLKLQALGVTIDSLTDEQRAYLESWKEGT, via the coding sequence ATGGCAGACCGTCCGTACGATGTGGCAGACCTGAACCTGGCCCCCGCGGGCCTGCGGCGCATCGCGTGGGCCGAGCGCGAGATGCCGGTGCTGCGGTTGCTGCGCGAGCGCTTCGCCCGTGAGCAGCCCCTGCGGGGCGTGCGCATCGCGGCCTGCCTCCACGTGACCACCGAGACCGCCAACCTCGTGCTCACGCTGCGGGCCGGGGGCGCCGACGTCCGGCTGTGTGCCAGCAACCCGCTGTCGACCCAGGACGACGTCGCCGCGGCCCTGGTGGCCGAGTACGGCGTTGCCGTCTACGCCGTCCGCGGGGAGGATCGCGACACCTACTACCGGCACATCCACGACGCCCTGGCCGGCGGCCCCCACCTGACGATGGACGACGGCGCCGACCTGGTCTCGACGCTCCACAGCCAGCGCACCGACCTGCTGCCAGGGGTCCGGGGCGGGACCGAGGAGACCACGACGGGCGTGATCCGCCTGCGGGCCATGGCCCGCGACGGCGCCCTGCGCTACCCGATCATTGCCGTCAACGACGCCAAGACCAAGCACCTCTTCGACAACCGGTACGGCACCGGCCAGTCCACCATCGACGGCCTGCTGCGCGCCACCAACGTGCTGCTGGCCGGCAAGACGTTTGTCGTCTGCGGCTACGGCGCGTGCGGCCGGGGGCTGGCGATGCGGGCGCGGGGCATGGGGGCCCGCGTGATCGTCACCGAGGTGTCGCCGCTGCACGCCCTGGAGGCCGTGATGGACGGCTACCAGGTGCTGCCCGCCGCCGAGGCCGCCCGGGTCGGCGAGATCTTCGTGACGGTCACCGGCAACCGCGGCGTGCTGCGGGGCGAGCACTTCGACGCGATGCGCGACGGGGCGATCCTGGCCAACAGCGGCCACTTCGACGTGGAGATCGACCTGCCGGCCCTGGCGGCACGGGCCACCAGCCGCCGGCGGGTGCGCGAGCACGTCGAGGAGTTCACCCTGCGCGACGGGCGGCGCCTGTACCTGCTGGCCGAGGGCCGGCTGCTGAACCTGGCCGCGGCCGAGGGGCACCCGGCTGCGGTCATGGACATGTCGTTCGCCAACCAGGCGCTGTCGGCCGCCTACCTGGCGGCGCAGGCCGCGCACCTCGAGCGGACCGTCTACCCGGTACCGGCCGAGATCGACGAGACGGTGGCACGGCTGAAGCTGCAGGCTCTGGGCGTGACGATCGACAGCCTCACCGACGAGCAGCGCGCGTACCTGGAGTCCTGGAAGGAAGGTACGTAG